From Daucus carota subsp. sativus chromosome 6, DH1 v3.0, whole genome shotgun sequence, the proteins below share one genomic window:
- the LOC108225317 gene encoding uncharacterized protein LOC108225317 produces the protein MVHNNKPINSSKRRIQILLSLSVLAFISSQYSSLIFTYFSSFKLFSSTTTDRHFIFLLCNGLMLLVIKTSGLFSSPAPPGTEFYRDSHVIRVQAQPSHHRSADLRENIYVKKNVISHQPVEFSKKNNVESQIDDLAETEEETDIKSVTEPEQVERRTRVMDEGCEFVTSTTDYDEKEQVSELNSVQEHEEQAEEEENEELELVNTEEEEEQETLLWSTEELNKKCDDFIRKMKYGIRYEPQLVMV, from the coding sequence ATGGTTCATAACAACAAGCCAATAAATTCTTCAAAGAGGAGGATTCAAATCCTGCTATCACTCTCTGTTCTGGCTTTCATTTCTTCCCAATACTCTTCCCTTATTTTTACTTACTTTTCTtctttcaaactcttcagctcTACTACCACTGACAGACACTTTATAtttcttctttgcaatggacttATGCTTCTTGTCATCAAAACCTCGGGCTTGTTTTCGAGTCCTGCTCCTCCAGGGACTGAATTTTATCGCGACAGTCATGTTATCAGAGTTCAGGCTCAGCCTTCACATCACCGATCTGCGGACTTGAGAGAAAATATTTATGTCAAGAAAAATGTCATTTCTCATCAACCTGTTGAGTTTAGTAAGAAAAATAATGTTGAATCACAGATTGATGATCTTGCGGAAACAGAGGAAGAGACTGATATTAAATCTGTCACTGAACCTGAGCAAGTTGAAAGAAGAACAAGAGTAATGGACGAGGGTTGTGAATTTGTGACATCTACAACAGACTATGATGAAAAAGAACAGGTGAGTGAACTGAATTCTgtccaagaacacgaagaacaagcagaagaagaagaaaatgaagaattagAATTAGTAAATACCgaagaagaggaagaacaaGAGACTCTTTTATGGAGTACAGAGGAATTAAACAAGAAATGCGACGACTTCATAAGGAAGATGAAGTATGGCATCAGATATGAGCCTCAACTTGTCATGGTTTAG
- the LOC108226802 gene encoding nudix hydrolase 2: MAVTPMKSSSSSVEEISLQQVDILNAADDAFGGVVVEMKEPMNSDLFDTLLRASISQWREQGKKGIWLKLPIELANLVEAAVKQGFWYHHAEPTYIMLAYWIPETVHTLPANASHTVGIGAFIMNSKREILVVQENNGRFKGSGLWKLPTGTVDVGEDICEAAIREVKEETGINAEFMELLAVRQSHKVSFGKSDLFFACMLRPLSFDIQKQDSEIAAAKWMPFEEYAAQPYMQKNEHFNYIAKICAAKIENDYTGFCALPATAASSRRRKSCLYFNNQEGLVVPSNISSE, encoded by the exons ATGGCTGTGACTCCTATGAAATCAAGCTCTTCATCGGTGGAAGAAATAAGCCTTCAACAGGTCGATATACTTAATGCAGCAGATGATGCCTTTGGAGGAGTTGTGGTGGAGATGAAAGAGCCTATGAATTCGGATTTATTTGATACTTTGCTTAGAGCATCAATCTCTCAATGGAGGGAACAG GGAAAGAAAGGCATCTGGCTCAAATTGCCTATTGAACTCGCAAATCTTGTTGAAGCTGCAGTCAAG CAAGGATTCTGGTATCATCACGCAGAACCAACTTATATAATGCTCGCGTATTGGATTCCTGAAACTGTTCATACTCTCCCGGCCAATGCTTCCCATACAGTTGGCATTGGTGCTTTTATTATGAACAGCAAAAGAGAG ATTCTAGTTGTCCAAGAAAATAATGGCAGATTCAAAGGCTCAGGCTTGTGGAAGCTACCTACGGGTACTGTTGATGTG GGGGAGGATATATGTGAAGCTGCAATCAGAGAAGTAAAAGAAGAAACAGGA ATTAATGCAGAGTTTATGGAACTCCTTGCAGTCAG ACAAAGCCACAAGGTATCATTTGGCAAATCGGATCTATTTTTTGCATGCATGTTGAGGCCTCTTTCATTTGATATCCAAAAGCAGGATTCAGAGATAGCCGCAGCTAAG TGGATGCCGTTTGAAGAATATGCAGCACAGCCTTATATGCAGAAAAACGAACATTTCAATTACATAGCCAAGATATGCGCCGCAAAGATAGAAAATGACTACACTGGATTTTGTGCTCTTCCTGCGACAGCAGCCTCTTCTCGGAGGAGGAAGAGTTGCCTATATTTCAACAATCAGGAGGGACTGGTGGTTCCAAGTAACATCTCATCAGAGTAA
- the LOC108226894 gene encoding nudix hydrolase 2: MYTLCNFKLSKTLELLQLLNLKKSTLSFSTCVNSRLNSRVNIIEVVVYENVTTSTFTTEIKSLEGSFIGDIRIMAVTATKPSSSAVEEISGEQIHILDAADDAFGGVVVEMKKPINANVFDTSLRKSISHWREQGKKGIWLKLPIELANLVETAVKQGFWYHHAEPTYLMLAYWIPETAHTLPANASHTVGIGALVMNDKREILVVQENNGRFKGTGLWKLPTGTVDTGEDIGEAAIREVKEETGIKAELMELLAVRQSHNLSFGKSDLFFACMLRPLSFDIQKQDSEIAAAKWMPFEEYAAQPYMQKNEHFNYIAKICAAKIENDYTGFCALPATAASSGRRKSCLYFNNQEGLVVPNDISSQ; this comes from the exons ATGTATACTTTATGCAATTTCAAGTTGTCAAAGACGTTGGAGCTGCTACAACTTCTCAACCTCAAGAAATCTACTCTTTCATTTTCGACTTGTGTAAACTCGAGGTTAAACTCACGTGTAAATATCATCGAGGTCGTGGTGTACGAGAACGTAACAACATCAACATTCACAACGGAAATCAAGAGTTTAGAGGGATCTTTTATCGGAGATATTAGAATCATGGCGGTTACTGCTACCAAACCAAGTTCTTCAGCGGTGGAAGAAATTAGCGGTGAACAAATCCATATACTTGATGCAGCAGATGATGCGTTTGGAGGAGTTGTTGTAGAGATGAAAAAGCCAATAAATGCAAATGTATTTGATACTTCGCTTCGAAAATCAATCTCTCACTGGAGGGAACAG GGGAAGAAAGGCATATGGCTTAAATTGCCTATAGAGTTGGCAAATCTTGTTGAAACTGCAGTCAAG CAAGGATTTTGGTATCATCACGCAGAACCAACTTATTTAATGCTTGCATACTGGATTCCCGAAACGGCTCATACTCTCCCGGCAAATGCTTCCCATACAGTTGGCATTGGCGCTTTGGTTATGAACGACAAAAGAGAG ATTCTGGTTGTCCAAGAAAATAACGGAAGATTCAAAGGGACGGGCTTGTGGAAGTTGCCTACTGGTACTGTTGACACG GGTGAGGATATAGGTGAAGCTGCAATAAGAGAAGTGAAAGAAGAAACAGGG ATCAAGGCAGAGCTTATGGAACTCCTTGCAGTCAG ACAAAGCCACAATCTATCATTTGGCAAATCCGATCTGTTTTTTGCATGCATGTTGAGGCCACTTTCTTTCGATATCCAAAAGCAGGATTCAGAGATAGCCGCAGCCAAG TGGATGCCGTTTGAAGAATATGCAGCACAACCTTATATGCAGAAAAACGAACATTTCAATTACATAGCCAAGATATGCGCGGCAAAGATAGAAAATGACTACACAGGATTTTGTGCTCTTCCTGCAACAGCAGCCTCTTCTGGGAGGAGGAAGAGTTGCCTTTATTTCAACAATCAGGAGGGACTGGTGGTTCCGAATGACATCTCATCACAGTAA
- the LOC108227901 gene encoding protein ACTIVITY OF BC1 COMPLEX KINASE 7, chloroplastic — protein sequence MAAILASHSCYCRNVELSNQGKTLDGLNFSSSVSLNQIIRIEKTKTGKLFRVHIEARQAELPNKYGENGKPVKMVPTSEIMKRNPALVNNPETVDGSQRVVNGSKPAVNGSKQALNGSKQVFIRESNVNGFPSGLMKSPNIKKSDELPPIEELKVLPSDESFSWANENYNSVQRSIDVWSFILSLRVRILLDNAKWAYVGGITEDKQASRRRKTASWLRERVLQLGPTFIKLGQLSSTRSDLFPSEFVDELAKLQDRVPAFSPKKARDFIKAELGAPVEILYKEFEDQPIAAASLGQVHRAILHNGEKVVVKVQRPGLKKLFDIDLQNLKLVAEYFQKSETLGGPTRDWMGIYEECSKILYEEIDYINEGKNADRFRRDFRNVKWVRVPMVFWDYTAMKVLTLEYVPGVKINNLDLVDARGYSRSRVSSRAIEAYLIQILRTGFFHADPHPGNLAIDLDESLIYYDFGMMGEIKSFTRERLLDLFYAIYEKDANKVIKTLIDLEALQPTGDLSPVRRSVQFFLDNLLSQTPDQQKTFSAIGEDLFAIAADQPFRFPATFTFVIRAFSTLEGIGKTLDPDFSFVKIAAPYAQELLDIKQSQRSGTQLVAEIRKQANDARTSTVSMPYRVQRIEEFVNQLDAGDVKLRVRVLESERAAQKATILQMATLYTVLGGTLLNLGVTLSSQGNLAIANGSYVGAGVFLVLLVRSMQRVKKLDKFEKMI from the exons ATGGCGGCAATACTGGCTTCACATAGCTGCTATTGCCGAAATGTGGAATTATCGAATCAAGGGAAAACACTTGACGGCCTTAATTTCTCGAGCTCGGTTTCACTAAATCAAATCATAAGAATTGAGAAGACCAAGACTGGGAAACTttttagggtgcatattgaaGCACGGCAGGCTGAATTGCCAAATAAATATGGTGAAAATGGTAAACCCGTTAAAATGGTGCCAACAAGTGAGATAATGAAGAGAAATCCAGCATTAGTTAACAATCCAGAGACTGTAGATGGTTCACAACGGGTTGTGAATGGATCAAAACCAGCTGTCAATGGCTCAAAGCAGGCTTTAAATGGTTCAAAACAGGTTTTTATCAGAGAAAGCAATGTTAATGGATTTCCCTCTGGCTTAATGAAGTCCCCCAACATTAAAAAATCTGACGAGTTGCCCCCAATCGAAGAGCTGAAAGTCTTGCCCTCAGATGAAAGCTTTAGTTGGGCCAATGAAAACTATAACTCTGTGCAAAGAAGTATAGATGTGTGGTCTTTTATTCTTTCTCTGCGTGTCCGTATTCTGCTGGACAATGCAAAATGGGCATATGTAGGAGGCATCACAGAAGATAAGCAGGCAAG TAGGAGACGGAAAACAGCCTCATGGTTACGGGAACGTGTGCTACAACTTGGTCCGACTTTTATCAAACTTGGTCAGTTATCTTCAACAAGGTCTGATCTATTTCCAAGTGAGTTTGTGGACGAGCTTGCAAAGTTGCAG GATAGGGTACCTGCTTTCTCACCAAAGAAAGCAAGAGACTTTATCAAAGCAGAATTAGGGGCTCCAGTTGAAATACTGTACAAGGAATTTGAAGATCAGCCAATTGCAGCTGCTAGTCTTGGTCAG GTTCATCGGGCTATCCTGCACAATGGAGAAAAGGTAGTGGTGAAGGTACAAAGACCTGGACTGAAGAAATTGTTTGACATTGATTTAC AAAATTTGAAGCTGGTTGCAGAGTACTTCCAGAAAAGTGAAACTCTCGGTGGTCCAACACGGGATTGGATGGGAATATATGAGGAATGCTCTAA GATTTTATACGAGGAAATTGATTACATAAATGAAGGCAAAAATGCTGATAGATTCAGACGGGATTTTCGAAATGTCAAGTGGGTTCGGGTGCCT ATGGTTTTCTGGGATTATACTGCGATGAAGGTGCTAACACTTGAATACGTTCCAG GTGTCAAAATAAATAATCTAGATCTGGTAGATGCACGAGGATACAGTCGATCTCGAGTTTCATCGCGTGCTATTGAAGCATACTTAATACAG ATACTGAGAACTGGATTCTTCCATGCCGATCCTCACCCGGGGAATCTAGCTATTGATTTGGATGAATCacttatttattatgatttcgGTATGATGGGGGAAATTAAGTCCTTTACGCGTGAGAGATTGCTAGACCTTTTCTATGCCATTTATGAAAAAGATGCAAATAAG GTCATAAAAACTCTAATAGATCTTGAAGCACTACAACCCACAGGTGACTTGTCGCCG GTAAGGAGATCTGTGCAGTTTTTCTTGGATAATTTGTTAAGTCAGACGCCAGATCAGCAAAAGACTTTTTCTGCAATAGGAGAG GATTTATTTGCAATAGCCGCTGATCAGCCATTTCGCTTTCCAGCTACGTTTACCTTTGTGATCAGGGCATTTTCAACACTTGAAG GTATTGGGAAGACCCTTGATCCAGATTTTTCCTTTGTGAAGATTGCTGCACCTTATGCTCAG GAGCTGTTGGATATTAAACAAAGCCAGCGCAGTGGAACACAGCTGGTAGCAGAAATAAGGAAACAGGCTAATGAT GCTAGGACATCCACTGTGTCCATGCCTTACAGAGTTCAGCGAATAGAAGAGTTTGTGAACCAGCTTGATGCAGGAGATGTGAAACTTCGAGTGAGAGTCCTGGAG TCGGAGAGAGCAGCACAGAAGGCGACAATACTACAAATGGCAACACTGTATACAGTTTTAGGGGGCACCCTCCTAAACCTCGGGGTCACACTCAGTAGTCAAGGGAATCTAGCTATAGCAAACGGATCTTATGTTGGTGCAG GTGTGTTCCTAGTTCTACTTGTTCGATCAATGCAAAGGGTAAAGAAGCTTGATAAGTTTGAGAAAATGATATGA